In Herbaspirillum sp. WKF16, one genomic interval encodes:
- a CDS encoding type I restriction endonuclease subunit R, giving the protein MNNVSKPERATQDRVIELFTQKLGYRYLGDWSEREGNHCIDEELMTAHLAGQGYSPAHISAALHRLRAEALLHGRTLYAANQAVYQLLRYGVSVKVAAGEVSETVHLVNWDQPSSNDFAIAEEVTLKGGHERRPDIVLYLNGIAVGVLELKNSRVGLGEGIRQCLSNQQPEFNDWFFSTVQLVLAGNDSEGLRYGTIETQERYFLTWKEDEADNAGYKLDKYLAKLCSKPRLLELMHDFVLFDGGVKKLPRVHQYFGIKAAQAHVQQRRGGIIWHTQGAGKSILMVLLARWILENKPAARVAIITDRDELDRQIERVFKDAGETIHRSQSGRDLMAQLAQPNPRLLCSLVHKFGRRDVDDFDAFIRELAGRPSLTQGEIYVFVDECHRTQGGKLHRLMKAMIPNAVFIGFTGTPLLKNDAQTSMEVFGGYIHTYKFAEAVEDKVVLDLVYEARDIDQKLGNTDQIDQWFEAKTKGLNDWQKDELKKQWGTMQNVLSSRARMDRVVADIVFDFAVKPRLSNERGNAILVASSIYEACKYFALFGKTVFKGRCAVVTSYNPQASDISKEETGANTDTDKQFIFNTYTELLKDVVSEPGKTKTETYEQQVKERFIKAPAQMKLLIVVDKLLTGFDAPPCTYLYIDKSMQDHGLFQAICRTNRLDGEDKDFGYIVDYKDLFKKVEKAVAVYTAELDHSAGGADPEILIKDRLEAGRERLDDALEVLAQLCEPVEPPKGDLEHIHYFCGNTEIAEDLKAHEPYRVALYRAVVALVRCYANLADELEAAGYTAAQIDNLKSLQKHYLNLREIIRNAAGETLDLKPYEADMRHLIDTYIEAQAPRKISPFDGIGLLDLIVKTGIADAIAERLGAMKGNKESIAETIENNVRSKILKEQLTDPAYFAKMSALLEEIIRLRKERAIEYEDYLARIADVARQVSAGKSDDTPVLLKTAGQLSLYNNLKNHVAADAAQVPESLYVDKAVALDMALKLDVAIKAKRPDGWRGVVAREQMVKQIMFDVLLDIKEVNRLFPIVYAQKEY; this is encoded by the coding sequence ATGAACAACGTCAGCAAGCCAGAACGCGCCACCCAGGACCGGGTGATCGAGCTTTTCACCCAGAAGCTGGGCTACCGCTACCTGGGTGACTGGTCAGAGCGCGAGGGCAACCACTGCATCGACGAAGAGCTGATGACGGCTCACCTGGCAGGCCAGGGCTACAGCCCAGCGCACATTAGTGCGGCCCTCCACCGGCTGCGCGCCGAGGCCCTGCTGCACGGGCGCACGCTCTATGCAGCCAACCAGGCGGTGTACCAGTTGCTTCGCTATGGCGTGTCGGTGAAGGTGGCGGCCGGCGAGGTGAGCGAGACCGTTCACCTGGTGAATTGGGACCAACCTTCCAGCAACGACTTCGCTATTGCGGAAGAAGTGACGCTCAAGGGCGGCCACGAGCGCCGGCCCGACATCGTCCTGTACCTCAACGGCATCGCCGTGGGCGTGCTGGAGCTGAAGAACAGCCGCGTGGGCCTGGGTGAAGGCATCCGCCAGTGCCTGTCGAACCAGCAGCCGGAGTTCAACGACTGGTTCTTCAGCACGGTGCAGTTGGTTCTGGCCGGCAACGACTCGGAAGGCCTGCGTTACGGCACCATCGAAACGCAGGAGCGGTACTTCCTGACCTGGAAGGAAGATGAGGCGGACAACGCGGGCTACAAGCTCGACAAGTACCTGGCCAAGCTGTGCAGCAAGCCGCGCTTGCTGGAGCTGATGCACGACTTCGTGCTGTTCGACGGCGGGGTGAAGAAGCTGCCGCGGGTGCACCAGTACTTCGGCATCAAGGCCGCGCAGGCGCATGTGCAGCAACGGCGCGGCGGCATCATCTGGCACACGCAGGGCGCCGGCAAGAGCATCCTGATGGTGCTGCTGGCCCGGTGGATTTTGGAAAACAAGCCCGCAGCACGCGTGGCCATCATCACCGACCGGGATGAGCTGGATCGGCAGATTGAGCGTGTGTTCAAGGATGCGGGCGAGACCATCCACCGCAGCCAGAGCGGGCGCGACCTGATGGCCCAACTGGCCCAGCCCAACCCGCGCCTGCTGTGCTCGCTGGTGCACAAGTTTGGCCGTCGCGACGTGGACGACTTCGATGCCTTCATTCGCGAACTGGCCGGGCGGCCCAGCCTGACGCAGGGCGAGATCTATGTCTTCGTGGACGAGTGCCACCGCACTCAAGGTGGCAAGCTACACCGGCTGATGAAGGCCATGATTCCCAATGCAGTGTTCATCGGCTTTACCGGTACGCCGCTGCTCAAGAATGATGCACAGACCAGCATGGAGGTGTTCGGCGGCTACATTCACACCTACAAGTTCGCTGAGGCCGTGGAAGACAAGGTGGTACTGGACCTGGTATATGAGGCCCGAGACATCGACCAGAAGCTGGGCAACACCGATCAGATCGACCAGTGGTTCGAGGCCAAGACCAAAGGCTTGAACGACTGGCAGAAAGATGAGCTGAAGAAGCAGTGGGGCACCATGCAGAACGTGCTTAGCTCACGCGCTCGCATGGACCGGGTGGTAGCCGACATCGTGTTCGACTTTGCAGTGAAGCCGCGGCTGTCGAACGAACGCGGTAACGCTATCCTGGTGGCGTCTAGCATCTACGAAGCCTGCAAGTACTTCGCGCTGTTCGGCAAGACGGTGTTCAAGGGCCGCTGCGCGGTGGTCACCTCGTACAACCCGCAGGCCTCGGACATCAGCAAGGAAGAGACCGGCGCCAACACAGATACTGACAAGCAGTTCATCTTCAACACTTACACCGAGCTGCTAAAGGACGTGGTGTCCGAACCCGGCAAGACCAAGACCGAGACCTACGAGCAGCAGGTGAAGGAGCGTTTCATCAAGGCGCCCGCGCAGATGAAGCTGCTAATCGTGGTGGACAAACTGCTGACCGGCTTTGACGCCCCGCCTTGCACCTACCTCTACATCGACAAGTCGATGCAGGACCACGGCCTGTTCCAGGCGATTTGCCGCACCAACCGGCTGGACGGCGAGGACAAGGACTTCGGCTACATCGTCGACTACAAGGACTTGTTCAAGAAGGTGGAGAAGGCCGTCGCGGTCTACACCGCCGAGCTGGACCACAGCGCGGGTGGTGCTGACCCGGAGATCCTGATCAAAGACCGGCTGGAAGCCGGTCGCGAACGGCTGGACGATGCCTTGGAGGTTCTGGCCCAGCTATGCGAACCGGTGGAGCCGCCCAAGGGTGACCTGGAGCATATCCACTACTTCTGTGGCAATACCGAGATTGCTGAAGACCTCAAAGCGCACGAGCCTTACCGTGTGGCGCTCTACAGGGCCGTGGTGGCGTTGGTACGGTGCTATGCCAATTTGGCAGACGAGTTGGAGGCAGCGGGCTACACGGCGGCGCAGATCGACAACCTCAAGTCACTGCAAAAGCACTACCTGAACCTGCGTGAGATTATCCGCAACGCGGCCGGTGAGACGTTGGACCTGAAACCCTATGAGGCGGACATGCGCCACCTCATTGACACCTACATTGAGGCGCAGGCGCCGAGGAAGATTTCGCCGTTTGACGGCATCGGTCTGTTGGACCTGATCGTCAAGACCGGTATCGCCGATGCGATTGCGGAACGCCTGGGCGCCATGAAGGGTAACAAGGAGTCCATCGCCGAGACGATCGAGAACAATGTTCGTAGCAAGATCCTGAAGGAGCAGCTGACAGACCCGGCCTACTTCGCCAAGATGTCGGCGCTACTAGAAGAAATCATCCGTCTACGCAAAGAGAGGGCGATCGAGTATGAGGACTACCTAGCTCGTATCGCCGACGTGGCTAGGCAGGTGAGCGCGGGCAAGTCCGACGACACACCTGTGCTACTGAAAACGGCAGGCCAGCTTTCCTTGTATAACAATCTGAAGAATCATGTGGCTGCCGATGCCGCACAGGTGCCAGAGTCTCTCTATGTCGACAAGGCGGTAGCGCTGGACATGGCATTAAAGCTGGATGTCGCCATCAAGGCTAAACGGCCCGACGGTTGGCGTGGCGTGGTGGCAAGAGAGCAGATGGTCAAGCAGATCATGTTCGATGTGCTTCTGGACATCAAGGAAGTGAATCGCCTGTTCCCCATCGTCTATGCACAGAAGGAGTACTGA
- the dnaN gene encoding DNA polymerase III subunit beta, translated as MQLVKTQRDTLLRPLQIVSGIVERRHTLPILANILIRKDGEKVSFLSTDIEVQITTHAEVGSGSDVVATTVAARKLLDILRALPDSGEVSISLSNKRMTVQSGKSRFALQTLAAEEFPTVAQAEQYNAQVTLPQKTLKHLFNMVHFSMAQQDIRYYLNGLLLVVEGKNVIAVATDGHRLAFCQVETEQDFPRQEVIIPRKTIIELQRLLDESDDEVKLEIANNQVKLTFADIELISKLVEGKFPDYTRVVPKGYKNGFTIGREQLLRSLQRAAIMTSDKFKGVRWVIAPGSLKISSTNADQEEAVEELEIDYGGDTVDIGFNVSYLLDVLNNLKNDYVNIALGDSNSSALVTIPDNTDFKYVVMPMRI; from the coding sequence ATGCAATTGGTTAAAACCCAACGAGACACGCTCCTGCGTCCTCTGCAGATCGTGAGCGGTATTGTCGAGCGTCGGCACACATTGCCGATTCTGGCCAATATCCTCATCCGCAAGGACGGCGAGAAGGTCTCCTTCCTGTCCACCGACATCGAAGTGCAAATCACCACGCACGCCGAAGTCGGCTCCGGCAGCGATGTCGTCGCCACCACCGTGGCCGCGCGCAAGCTGCTCGACATCCTGCGCGCCCTGCCCGACTCCGGCGAAGTCTCGATCTCGCTGTCCAACAAGCGCATGACGGTGCAATCCGGCAAATCGCGCTTCGCGCTGCAGACCCTGGCCGCGGAAGAATTCCCCACCGTCGCCCAGGCCGAGCAGTACAACGCCCAGGTCACCCTGCCGCAAAAGACCCTGAAGCACCTGTTCAACATGGTCCACTTCTCGATGGCCCAGCAGGACATCCGTTACTACCTCAACGGCCTGCTGCTGGTGGTCGAAGGCAAGAACGTGATCGCGGTCGCCACCGACGGCCACCGCCTGGCCTTCTGCCAGGTCGAGACCGAACAGGACTTCCCGCGCCAGGAAGTCATCATCCCGCGCAAGACCATCATCGAACTGCAACGCCTGCTCGATGAAAGCGACGACGAAGTCAAACTCGAGATCGCCAACAACCAGGTCAAGCTGACCTTCGCCGACATCGAGCTGATCTCCAAGCTGGTGGAAGGCAAGTTCCCCGACTACACCCGCGTGGTGCCCAAGGGCTACAAGAACGGCTTCACCATCGGCCGCGAGCAGCTGCTGCGTTCGCTGCAGCGCGCAGCCATCATGACCAGCGACAAGTTCAAGGGCGTGCGCTGGGTGATCGCCCCGGGCAGCCTGAAGATCAGCTCCACCAACGCCGACCAGGAAGAAGCGGTCGAAGAGCTGGAAATCGACTACGGCGGCGACACCGTCGACATCGGCTTCAACGTCAGCTACCTGCTCGACGTGCTCAATAACCTGAAGAACGACTACGTCAACATCGCCTTGGGCGATTCCAACTCGTCGGCCCTCGTCACCATCCCGGACAACACCGATTTCAAATACGTTGTCATGCCGATGCGCATCTAA
- a CDS encoding restriction endonuclease subunit S — protein MTDTGTQLTEFGALPKDWSVVPLTSLAEKIMVGIANAATHAYRSTGVTMFRNQNIRPGLLDTQDVLYVDPHYELTYKNKRLKAGDLLTARTGYPGTTSLVPAGFDGAQSFTTLITRPRPGSVDPQYLCLYINGRAGQRYFEQAQIGGGQKNVNAASLKLLPVALPSTDTEQRAIARALTDADALIDSIEQLLTKKRQIKQGAMQELLTGKRRLPGFEQRWNEVKVRQLGTFLKGSGIKREEALSGDLPCVRYGEIYTTHSDHVRSFSSWISSAVASSATLLRNGDLLFAGSGETKEEIGKCVAFLDEGPAYAGGDIVILRPTVDADSMFLGYLLNTPSVVRQKASKGQGDAVVHISANALGEVEVMLPQPSEQAAIARVLFDMDTELAAIESRLTKARALKQAMAQALLTGRIRLVEPTV, from the coding sequence TTGACCGATACCGGCACTCAACTAACTGAATTCGGCGCCCTACCGAAGGACTGGTCGGTTGTCCCTCTCACCTCCCTGGCCGAAAAGATCATGGTCGGGATTGCGAACGCCGCCACCCACGCCTATCGCAGCACCGGGGTGACGATGTTTCGAAACCAAAACATCAGACCTGGCTTGCTGGACACCCAGGACGTGCTGTACGTCGATCCGCACTACGAGCTGACCTATAAGAACAAGCGGCTCAAAGCCGGCGACCTACTCACAGCCAGGACAGGCTACCCGGGTACAACGAGCCTGGTTCCGGCTGGTTTCGATGGCGCTCAGAGCTTTACGACCCTGATCACGCGACCCCGACCAGGTTCCGTTGATCCCCAGTACCTCTGCCTATACATCAACGGCAGAGCAGGTCAACGCTACTTCGAGCAGGCTCAGATCGGCGGTGGGCAGAAGAACGTGAACGCCGCCTCGCTCAAGCTGCTTCCTGTTGCGCTTCCTAGCACCGACACCGAACAGCGCGCGATAGCCCGCGCACTCACCGACGCGGACGCCCTCATCGACTCGATAGAACAACTGCTGACCAAGAAGCGCCAGATCAAGCAAGGTGCCATGCAGGAACTGCTCACAGGCAAGCGGCGGTTGCCGGGGTTCGAGCAACGCTGGAATGAGGTGAAGGTGCGCCAACTGGGCACCTTCTTGAAGGGCTCTGGCATCAAGCGCGAAGAAGCGCTGAGCGGCGATTTGCCGTGCGTGCGATATGGGGAGATCTACACCACCCATTCGGACCACGTCCGCAGCTTCAGCTCGTGGATTTCTTCAGCCGTTGCATCCTCTGCGACCCTGCTTCGCAACGGTGATCTGCTGTTTGCCGGGTCTGGTGAGACCAAAGAGGAGATTGGAAAGTGCGTGGCATTTCTCGATGAAGGTCCCGCATACGCAGGCGGCGATATCGTCATCCTGCGCCCGACGGTAGACGCTGACTCGATGTTTCTGGGCTACCTGCTGAACACGCCAAGCGTAGTACGCCAGAAAGCAAGTAAAGGACAAGGCGATGCTGTGGTTCATATCAGCGCCAACGCCCTCGGCGAAGTTGAAGTGATGTTGCCTCAACCGTCAGAGCAAGCCGCAATCGCGAGAGTCTTGTTCGACATGGACACCGAACTCGCTGCGATCGAATCCCGCCTCACCAAAGCCCGCGCCCTCAAACAAGCCATGGCCCAAGCACTGCTGACCGGCCGCATTCGCCTCGTGGAGCCCACCGTATGA
- a CDS encoding M48 family metallopeptidase: MRDVLDLGELHAEVTRKAIKHVHLSVLPPAGKVRVAAPLSMPLDTIRLFVVSKLGWIRSQQRKLQAQERETPREFLNKESHYLWGKRYLLEIIHADTHSTVSLSPRKLYLQVRPDADQARCEEVLDAWYRLQVRDAVPALLDKWEPILGVKANKVFVQRMKTKWGSCTPESGYIRLNTDLAKKPPECMEYIVVHELVHLLEPTHNERFMALMTLYLPNWQHLRKQLNQLPVRHEDWGY; encoded by the coding sequence ATGCGGGACGTGCTCGATCTAGGCGAGTTGCATGCGGAGGTTACCCGAAAGGCCATCAAGCATGTTCACCTGAGCGTGCTGCCGCCGGCCGGTAAGGTCCGCGTGGCAGCGCCGCTGAGCATGCCGCTGGATACGATTCGCTTGTTCGTAGTGTCGAAGCTGGGTTGGATCCGCTCGCAGCAGCGTAAGCTGCAGGCCCAGGAGCGCGAGACACCTCGCGAATTTTTGAACAAGGAAAGTCACTATCTGTGGGGCAAGCGGTATCTGCTGGAGATCATCCATGCAGATACCCACTCTACTGTCAGCCTGAGCCCCCGGAAGCTGTACCTGCAAGTACGCCCTGATGCCGACCAGGCCAGATGCGAAGAGGTCTTGGACGCTTGGTATCGGCTACAGGTGCGCGATGCGGTACCAGCATTGCTTGACAAGTGGGAACCCATACTGGGAGTGAAAGCCAACAAAGTCTTCGTGCAGCGTATGAAGACCAAGTGGGGTAGCTGCACACCTGAGTCCGGTTACATCCGGCTCAACACAGACTTGGCCAAGAAGCCACCAGAATGCATGGAGTACATCGTTGTGCATGAGTTGGTTCACCTGCTGGAGCCAACGCACAACGAGCGTTTTATGGCGTTGATGACCTTGTATCTACCGAACTGGCAACACCTGCGTAAGCAGCTCAATCAACTTCCTGTCCGCCATGAAGACTGGGGTTATTGA
- the gyrB gene encoding DNA topoisomerase (ATP-hydrolyzing) subunit B gives MSSSPADNTNSAQQSYGASSIQILEGLEAVRKRPGMYIGDTSDGTGLHHLVFEVLDNSIDEALAGYCSEIHVTIHADNSISITDNGRGIPTGLKMDDKHEPKRSAAEIVMTELHAGGKFDQNSYKVSGGLHGVGVSCVNALSKKLLLTIRRDGKVHSMEFAKGVVQNRELETIDGIQVSPIKVVGESDKKGTEVHFWADEEIFTHVEFHYEILAKRIRELSFLNNGVHIKLTDQRTGKEENFAFEGGTRGFVEYINKNKSVLNPTIFQATGEKQSDQGTNISVDVSMQWNDAYNEQVLCFTNNIPQRDGGTHLTGLRAAMTRVINKYIEENDLAKKAKVEVSGDDMREGLTCVLSVKVPEPKFSSQTKDKLVSSEVRGPVEEIVAKTLTDFLMEKPNDAKIICGKIVEAARAREAARKARELTRRKGVMDGLGLSSKLADCQERDPALCELYIVEGDSAGGSAKQGRDRKFQAILPLRGKVLNVEKARFEKMLSSEQITTLIATLGTSIGADEFNPDKLRYHRIIIMTDADVDGAHIRTLLLTLFYRQMPALVERGHIYIAQPPLYKVKAGKDERYLKDDIEEAQYMTQIALNDAELKPAEDAPGISGDALVELARQYNTANAIIMRLSRAIDGAALDAIMNAGVTLQMDNLAQAEATAAELTKAINDPTVQVVAKLDELSEKLALHIQRRHHGNIKATVIDADFSSGPDYQVLNTAAQTFKGLIRKGAVIARGTGEKRKESAITDFRQAMAWLRDEAERGVNKQRYKGLGEMNPEQLWETTMDPTVRRLLKVQIEDAIAADQIFMTLMGDDVEPRRAFIESNALQAGNIDV, from the coding sequence ATGTCCTCCAGCCCCGCAGATAACACCAATTCCGCGCAACAAAGCTACGGCGCCTCCTCCATCCAGATCCTGGAAGGCCTGGAAGCGGTGCGCAAGCGTCCAGGCATGTACATCGGCGACACCTCTGACGGCACCGGCCTGCACCACCTCGTGTTCGAAGTGCTGGACAACTCCATCGACGAAGCCCTCGCCGGTTACTGCAGCGAGATCCACGTCACCATCCATGCCGACAACTCGATCTCCATCACCGACAACGGCCGCGGCATCCCCACCGGCCTGAAGATGGACGACAAGCACGAACCCAAGCGCTCCGCCGCCGAGATCGTGATGACCGAACTGCACGCCGGCGGCAAGTTCGACCAGAACTCCTACAAGGTCTCCGGCGGCCTGCACGGCGTGGGCGTGTCCTGCGTGAACGCGCTGTCCAAGAAGCTGCTGCTGACCATCCGCCGCGACGGTAAGGTGCACTCCATGGAGTTCGCCAAGGGCGTGGTGCAGAACCGCGAACTGGAAACCATCGACGGCATCCAGGTCTCCCCCATCAAGGTCGTCGGCGAGTCCGACAAGAAGGGCACCGAAGTCCACTTCTGGGCCGACGAAGAGATCTTCACCCACGTCGAGTTCCACTACGAAATCCTCGCCAAGCGCATCCGCGAACTCTCCTTCCTGAACAACGGCGTGCACATCAAGCTCACCGACCAGCGCACCGGCAAGGAAGAAAACTTCGCCTTCGAAGGCGGCACCCGCGGCTTCGTTGAATACATCAACAAGAACAAGAGCGTGCTCAACCCGACCATCTTCCAGGCCACCGGCGAGAAGCAATCGGACCAGGGCACCAACATCTCGGTGGACGTCTCCATGCAATGGAACGACGCCTACAACGAGCAGGTGCTCTGCTTCACCAACAACATCCCGCAGCGCGACGGCGGCACCCACCTCACCGGCCTGCGCGCCGCGATGACCCGCGTCATCAACAAGTACATCGAAGAAAACGACCTGGCCAAGAAAGCCAAGGTCGAAGTCTCCGGCGACGACATGCGCGAAGGCCTCACCTGCGTGCTCTCCGTGAAGGTGCCCGAGCCCAAGTTCAGCTCGCAGACCAAGGACAAGCTGGTCTCCTCCGAAGTGCGCGGCCCGGTCGAGGAAATCGTCGCCAAGACTCTGACCGACTTCCTGATGGAAAAGCCCAACGACGCCAAGATCATCTGCGGCAAGATCGTCGAAGCCGCCCGCGCGCGCGAAGCCGCCCGCAAGGCGCGCGAGCTGACCCGCCGCAAGGGCGTCATGGACGGCCTGGGCCTCTCCTCCAAGCTGGCCGACTGCCAGGAACGCGACCCGGCCCTGTGCGAGCTCTACATCGTCGAGGGTGACTCCGCAGGCGGCTCCGCCAAGCAAGGCCGCGACCGCAAGTTCCAGGCCATCCTGCCGCTGCGCGGCAAGGTTCTGAACGTCGAGAAGGCGCGCTTCGAGAAGATGCTCTCCTCCGAGCAGATCACCACCCTGATCGCCACCCTGGGAACGAGCATCGGCGCCGACGAATTCAACCCGGACAAGCTGCGCTACCACCGCATCATCATCATGACCGACGCTGACGTCGACGGCGCCCACATCCGCACCCTGCTGCTCACCCTCTTCTACCGCCAGATGCCGGCGCTGGTCGAGCGCGGCCACATCTACATCGCCCAGCCGCCGCTCTACAAGGTCAAGGCCGGCAAGGACGAGCGCTACCTCAAGGACGACATCGAGGAAGCGCAATACATGACGCAGATCGCCCTGAACGACGCAGAACTGAAGCCCGCTGAAGACGCCCCCGGCATCAGCGGCGACGCCCTGGTCGAACTGGCCCGCCAGTACAACACCGCCAACGCCATCATCATGCGCCTCTCGCGCGCCATCGACGGCGCCGCGCTGGACGCCATCATGAACGCCGGCGTCACCCTGCAGATGGACAACCTGGCCCAGGCCGAAGCCACCGCGGCAGAGCTCACCAAAGCCATCAACGACCCCACCGTGCAAGTCGTCGCCAAGCTCGACGAGCTCTCCGAGAAGCTCGCCCTGCACATCCAGCGCCGCCACCACGGCAACATCAAGGCTACCGTGATCGACGCCGACTTCTCCAGCGGCCCCGACTACCAGGTCCTGAACACCGCCGCGCAAACCTTCAAGGGCCTGATCCGCAAGGGCGCAGTCATCGCCCGCGGCACCGGCGAAAAGCGCAAGGAATCAGCCATCACCGACTTCCGCCAGGCCATGGCCTGGCTGCGCGACGAAGCCGAGCGCGGCGTCAACAAGCAACGTTACAAAGGCCTGGGCGAAATGAACCCCGAGCAGCTGTGGGAAACCACGATGGACCCTACCGTGCGCCGCTTGCTGAAGGTGCAGATCGAAGACGCCATTGCTGCGGATCAGATCTTCATGACGTTGATGGGGGATGATGTGGAGCCGCGTCGGGCGTTTATCGAAAGTAATGCGCTGCAGGCGGGGAATATTGACGTTTGA
- a CDS encoding endonuclease NucS domain-containing protein: protein MNRPAKRYYRVMLGRQSVHAAECLAGSFIGADFGIEQDLSGQLPEEWRQFNAAFIPVFLTGHPDKSKIAAGLACGALWTVAKGIRAGDVVLCPDGTGQYHVGEVQGGYHYAPGQVLPHRRPVKWLPLTIARAAMSEALRNSTGSIGTVSTITEHHQEIEQFLAALPGQAAPNIVATDPVVEDPVAFAMEKHLEDFLVKNWAQTELAQHFKIYEEDGELVGQQYGTDAGPIDILAVSKDGQRLLVVELKRGRASDVVVGQILRYMGYVKEQIAEPHQTVEGAIIALDDDQKLRWALQMVPSVSFYRYQVSFKLIKH from the coding sequence ATGAACCGACCGGCCAAGCGCTACTACCGCGTGATGCTAGGCCGCCAGAGCGTTCATGCGGCCGAATGCCTGGCGGGCAGTTTCATTGGCGCTGACTTCGGCATCGAGCAGGATCTGAGCGGCCAGTTGCCCGAGGAGTGGCGGCAGTTCAACGCCGCCTTCATCCCGGTGTTCCTGACCGGCCACCCAGACAAGAGCAAGATCGCGGCGGGCCTGGCCTGCGGTGCGCTGTGGACGGTGGCCAAGGGCATCCGTGCCGGCGATGTGGTGCTGTGCCCGGATGGCACTGGCCAGTACCACGTGGGCGAGGTACAAGGCGGCTACCACTACGCCCCCGGCCAGGTGCTGCCCCACCGCCGCCCGGTGAAATGGCTGCCGCTCACCATTGCCCGCGCGGCCATGAGCGAGGCGCTGCGCAACTCCACCGGTTCCATCGGCACGGTGAGCACTATCACCGAGCACCACCAAGAGATCGAGCAGTTCCTGGCCGCGCTGCCCGGCCAGGCCGCACCCAACATCGTCGCCACCGACCCGGTGGTGGAAGACCCGGTGGCCTTCGCGATGGAGAAGCACCTGGAGGACTTCCTGGTGAAGAACTGGGCGCAGACCGAGCTGGCTCAGCACTTCAAGATCTACGAGGAAGACGGCGAGCTGGTGGGTCAGCAGTACGGCACCGATGCCGGGCCCATCGACATTCTGGCCGTCAGCAAGGACGGCCAGCGCCTGCTGGTGGTGGAACTCAAGCGCGGCCGCGCGTCCGACGTGGTGGTGGGCCAGATCCTGCGCTACATGGGCTACGTCAAAGAGCAGATCGCCGAGCCGCATCAGACCGTGGAAGGCGCGATTATTGCGCTGGATGATGACCAGAAGCTGCGCTGGGCTTTGCAGATGGTGCCTAGCGTCAGCTTCTACCGCTACCAAGTGAGCTTCAAACTGATCAAGCACTGA